In one Solanum lycopersicum chromosome 11, SLM_r2.1 genomic region, the following are encoded:
- the LOC138339356 gene encoding uncharacterized protein translates to MAAPPTPQEGASQTQLPLFNGKYYGWWKNRMMDHLIEENPDLWSVVLDGTTIPMKKGPDGETMYQRRERSGMRQINWQFKMMQNTTHEGTAQVKKSNIDNLNRQYELFRMMEGETIQDMHTRFTAIINEIYYLGEVIPNEKEVRKILSVLP, encoded by the exons atggCAGCACCACCTACCCCCCAAGAAGGAGCTTCTCAAACTCAACTACCACttttcaatggaaaatattatgGATGGTGGAAGAATCGCATGATGGATCATCTGATAGAAGAAAATCCCGATCTCTGGAGTGTAGTCTTAGATGGTACTACTATTCCTATGAAAAAGGGGCCTGATGGAGAAACAATGTACCAAAGGAGAGAAAGGAGTGGGATGCGGCAGATAAACTGGCAATTCAAAATGATGCAAAAT ACTACACATGAAGGAACAGCTCAGGTTAAGAAATCAAATATTGACAACTTGAATAGACAATACGAACTATTCAGAATGATGGAAGGAGAAACTATTCAAGATATGCACACTAGATTCACTGCTATCATCAATGAGATTTACTATCTAGGTGAAGTAATTCCAAACGAAAAGGAAGTTAGAAAAATCTTGAGCGTCTTACCTTAA